ATTCCCATTGGTGTTGTTATAGATTTTGGAATAAGTGAATTTATTATACTTACATCTGAATTAGCCATTTTACCAATTACTAATACAGATACAAAAGAAATTATTATACCACAACCTATTCCTATAACAATCTCAAGCATATGCTTTTTAAATAATTCAAACTGTTTATAAAGTGGAACTGCAAGCACTACTGTAACAGGTCCTAAAAAGAAATTTATGCTATCTGCTCCTATCTTGTAGTTTTCATAAGGAATTTTTGTTATGCTTAGAAATAATATAATTCCTACAATCGCAATTAACATAGGATTGCATATAGGATTATTTGTTTTTCTCTGAATGTATCTCCCTAAATTAAAAAACACAATTGTTATTATTATGCCAAATACTGGCGTTTGTAATACATTATACATTCTTTTGTCCTTCTTCCTTCTTTTTTATCATTTTTTCCACTATAATTCCAGTGGTATACATTACCACTAGTGTACTTAGGCATATAACTAGCAAAAGTACTAATACATTTTCTTTTATTAAATCTAGTGATTTTATAAGTGATACTCCTGCTGGTATAAAAAATACAGCCATATTATCAAGGAAAAATCCACTTATATTTTCTATACTACTTAAATCCAACACTTTAAATTGTAGCAATAAGAATAATAATAACATACCAACTATACTCCCAGGAATAAGTATAACACCTTGTATAAATGAGCTTATATACTCTCCTATTACCCATATACATAAAATTATTACTAATTGATTGAAAACTTTCATTTTCCACCTCCAAAAACTAAAGAGATTGTTTCAAACCATATATTTGTAGTTTTATCAACAAGCAAATATCTTTCTTCAAATAGAAAGTTATGATTTAATACAATCTCTCTTTAAATTTATTTTTATTTTAATTTAATAAAATACATACTTGGTTGTTTCAAAAAACTTAATTATATAAATCTATTTTTTGCTTAAAATTTCTTTTATTTTTGAATTGTTGTACATACTGTCTGGAACTTCACTTCTTAAACTATAAAAAGTTTTCTTTGCATTTTCTAAATCTCCATTATCATAATAAAGCATACCTAACTCATAGTATGAATCATCATAATACTGGTCATTTTTAGTATAAGTATTTATATACTTCTTATAATACTTTATAGCTTCATCCTTATTTCCCAATGCTTTATTTGTTATTGCTAATTGATACATTGATTCAGAAATATACTTTTTAGTTTTGCCTGAAGAAACTATACTTTTAAAACTATCTATCGCTTTTTCATACTCTTTATTTTTCTTTAAGTCTAAAGCCTTATAGTATAAATCTTCCTCATTAGCTACAGTTATTTCTTTTTCTGGTTCCTTATTTTTAGCTTCATCTA
This sequence is a window from Clostridioides difficile. Protein-coding genes within it:
- a CDS encoding LrgB family protein, with the protein product MYNVLQTPVFGIIITIVFFNLGRYIQRKTNNPICNPMLIAIVGIILFLSITKIPYENYKIGADSINFFLGPVTVVLAVPLYKQFELFKKHMLEIVIGIGCGIIISFVSVLVIGKMANSDVSIINSLIPKSITTPMGISLANSLNGVESITVVAIIFTGIFGGMVASTVFKLGNINHPVAKGIALGTSAHALGTTKAFELGEVEGAMSGVSIGVSGTITVILIPIIMNFI
- a CDS encoding CidA/LrgA family protein; this translates as MKVFNQLVIILCIWVIGEYISSFIQGVILIPGSIVGMLLLFLLLQFKVLDLSSIENISGFFLDNMAVFFIPAGVSLIKSLDLIKENVLVLLLVICLSTLVVMYTTGIIVEKMIKKKEEGQKNV